Proteins encoded in a region of the Pseudomonas putida genome:
- a CDS encoding LysR substrate-binding domain-containing protein, whose product MKRLPPLPALYTFLVTAQHCNFTRAGQQLHITQGAVSRQIAALEEHLGYALFKREARGLSLTREGQDWLPRVQQVFALIDQGVREVGEHSTTLQLKAPTCVMRWLLPRLMEWQALRPDIPVELTTTVQHGVDFRREGFDAAVVYGDAPNHGLHVRKLFDEQLTPVCAPSLLQGPLPLQQVEDLARHMLLHPSRDEHDWRLWLQAAGVTLASHGPKQHFETLDMAMAMASQGTGVAIGDWSLIGDDLRGGRLCMPFALKVLTGKGYYLVSQARSLPPGLTELLDWLQRQASQ is encoded by the coding sequence ATGAAACGCCTCCCGCCTCTGCCTGCCCTGTACACCTTTCTGGTCACTGCCCAGCACTGCAATTTCACCCGTGCAGGGCAACAGTTGCACATCACCCAGGGCGCCGTCAGCCGGCAGATCGCAGCCCTCGAAGAGCACCTGGGTTATGCGCTGTTCAAGCGCGAGGCCCGCGGTTTGAGCCTGACCCGTGAAGGCCAGGACTGGCTGCCTCGGGTGCAGCAGGTGTTCGCGCTGATCGATCAAGGCGTGCGCGAGGTGGGCGAGCACAGCACGACCTTGCAGCTCAAGGCGCCGACCTGCGTGATGCGCTGGCTACTGCCACGCCTGATGGAATGGCAAGCCCTGCGCCCGGACATACCGGTCGAACTCACCACCACCGTGCAGCATGGGGTGGATTTTCGCCGCGAGGGCTTTGACGCCGCGGTGGTCTATGGCGATGCACCGAACCACGGGCTGCACGTGCGCAAGTTGTTCGATGAGCAACTGACACCGGTATGCGCACCGTCACTGCTTCAAGGGCCGCTGCCCTTGCAGCAGGTGGAAGACCTGGCGCGGCATATGCTGCTGCACCCGTCACGAGATGAGCATGATTGGCGGTTGTGGTTGCAGGCAGCAGGTGTGACGCTGGCCAGTCATGGGCCCAAGCAGCATTTCGAGACGCTGGACATGGCAATGGCCATGGCCTCGCAGGGGACTGGCGTGGCTATCGGTGATTGGTCGCTGATTGGCGATGACTTGCGCGGGGGGCGGCTGTGCATGCCGTTTGCGCTGAAGGTGCTGACGGGTAAAGGTTATTACCTGGTAAGCCAGGCCAGAAGCTTGCCACCGGGTTTAACGGAGTTGCTGGATTGGCTGCAGCGCCAGGCTAGCCAGTGA